From a single Hemibagrus wyckioides isolate EC202008001 linkage group LG27, SWU_Hwy_1.0, whole genome shotgun sequence genomic region:
- the ccnb2 gene encoding G2/mitotic-specific cyclin-B2 isoform X1 encodes MDLRAVHRNAENPALVGGKAGAANVAVRRAVLGELSNFAAKPAKTTKGVKPAVQPAAVQPKRVPVVPEALPPAPAPVVPPVQADVSMKEEDDLCQAFSDALCPIEDIDGGDAEIPQLCSEYVKDIYVYLRSLETQQAIRPRYMDGYEINERMRALLIDWLIQVHSRFQLLQETLYMTIAILDRFLQAQPVSRRKLQLVGVTAMLLASKYEEMYVPEVGDFAYITDNAFTKPQIREMEMLVLRELNFELGRPLPLHFLRRASKAGNADAEKHTLAKYFLELTLLDYDMVHYHPSETGAAALCLSQLVLDGQKWSLTQEYYTTYSETHLKPIMRHMAKNVVKINEGLTKYVAVKKKYSSSRLMKVSTFPQLKSALLKDLAAPLLTA; translated from the exons ATGGATCTCCGTGCTGTT CACCGTAATGCAGAGAACCCTGCACTTGTTGGTGGCAAGGCTGGGGCTGCAAATGTTGCTGTAAGGAGGGCTGTCCTGGGTGAACTGTCCAACTTTGCTGCCAAACCTGCAAAGACAACG AAGGGTGTTAAGCCAGCAGTTCAGCCAGCTGCTGTGCAGCCTAAACGTGTTCCAGTTGTACCAGAGGCCCTTCCTCCTGCTCCAGCTCCAGTCGTTCCTCCAGTTCAGGCTGATGTCTCCATGAAAGAGGAAGATGACCTGTGCCAAGCCTTTTCTGATGCCCTGTGTCCCATCGAGGACATTGATGGAGGTGATGCAGAAATCCCACAGTTGTGCTCCGAATATGTAAAGGACATTTATGTGTACCTGCGTAGCCTTGAG ACCCAGCAGGCAATCCGGCCAAGGTACATGGACGGTTATGAGATCAACGAGCGCATGCGTGCTCTTCTGATTGACTGGCTCATTCAAGTGCACTCAAGGTTCCAGCTGCTCCAGGAGACTTTGTACATGACCATAGCCATCCTTGATCGGTTTCTCCAG GCCCAACCAGTTTCTCGAAGGAAGCTGCAGCTGGTCGGAGTCACTGCAATGTTGCTCGCCTCAAAGTATGAAGAAATGTATGTCCCAGAGGTCGGAGACTTTGCTTACATCACAGACAACGCCTTCACTAAACCCCAGATTCGAGAAATGGAGATGCTGGTTCTCAGAGAGCTGAACTTTGAGCTTGGACGCCCACTGCCCCTTCACTTCCTCAGGAGGGCATCAAAAGCTGGAAAT GCTGATGCAGAGAAGCACACCCTCGCTAAATATTTTCTTGAGCTGACCCTGTTGGACTATGATATGGTACATTACCATCCATCAGAAACTGGTGCAGCTGCCCTGTGCCTCTCTCAGCTTGTGCTTGATGGACAGAAATGG TCTCTGACACAGGAGTACTACACCACCTACAGTGAGACCCATCTGAAGCCCATAATGAGACACATGGCCAAAAATGTAGTCAAGATTAATGAGGGACTCACTAAATATGTG GCTGTGAAGAAAAAGTACTCAAGCAGCAGGCTAATGAAGGTCAGCACGTTTCCTCAGCTGAAGTCTGCGCTGTTGAAGGACCTCGCTGCCCCTCTGCTCACCGCTTGA
- the ccnb2 gene encoding G2/mitotic-specific cyclin-B2 isoform X2 — protein sequence MDLRAVHRNAENPALVGGKAGAANVAVRRAVLGELSNFAAKPAKTTGVKPAVQPAAVQPKRVPVVPEALPPAPAPVVPPVQADVSMKEEDDLCQAFSDALCPIEDIDGGDAEIPQLCSEYVKDIYVYLRSLETQQAIRPRYMDGYEINERMRALLIDWLIQVHSRFQLLQETLYMTIAILDRFLQAQPVSRRKLQLVGVTAMLLASKYEEMYVPEVGDFAYITDNAFTKPQIREMEMLVLRELNFELGRPLPLHFLRRASKAGNADAEKHTLAKYFLELTLLDYDMVHYHPSETGAAALCLSQLVLDGQKWSLTQEYYTTYSETHLKPIMRHMAKNVVKINEGLTKYVAVKKKYSSSRLMKVSTFPQLKSALLKDLAAPLLTA from the exons ATGGATCTCCGTGCTGTT CACCGTAATGCAGAGAACCCTGCACTTGTTGGTGGCAAGGCTGGGGCTGCAAATGTTGCTGTAAGGAGGGCTGTCCTGGGTGAACTGTCCAACTTTGCTGCCAAACCTGCAAAGACAACG GGTGTTAAGCCAGCAGTTCAGCCAGCTGCTGTGCAGCCTAAACGTGTTCCAGTTGTACCAGAGGCCCTTCCTCCTGCTCCAGCTCCAGTCGTTCCTCCAGTTCAGGCTGATGTCTCCATGAAAGAGGAAGATGACCTGTGCCAAGCCTTTTCTGATGCCCTGTGTCCCATCGAGGACATTGATGGAGGTGATGCAGAAATCCCACAGTTGTGCTCCGAATATGTAAAGGACATTTATGTGTACCTGCGTAGCCTTGAG ACCCAGCAGGCAATCCGGCCAAGGTACATGGACGGTTATGAGATCAACGAGCGCATGCGTGCTCTTCTGATTGACTGGCTCATTCAAGTGCACTCAAGGTTCCAGCTGCTCCAGGAGACTTTGTACATGACCATAGCCATCCTTGATCGGTTTCTCCAG GCCCAACCAGTTTCTCGAAGGAAGCTGCAGCTGGTCGGAGTCACTGCAATGTTGCTCGCCTCAAAGTATGAAGAAATGTATGTCCCAGAGGTCGGAGACTTTGCTTACATCACAGACAACGCCTTCACTAAACCCCAGATTCGAGAAATGGAGATGCTGGTTCTCAGAGAGCTGAACTTTGAGCTTGGACGCCCACTGCCCCTTCACTTCCTCAGGAGGGCATCAAAAGCTGGAAAT GCTGATGCAGAGAAGCACACCCTCGCTAAATATTTTCTTGAGCTGACCCTGTTGGACTATGATATGGTACATTACCATCCATCAGAAACTGGTGCAGCTGCCCTGTGCCTCTCTCAGCTTGTGCTTGATGGACAGAAATGG TCTCTGACACAGGAGTACTACACCACCTACAGTGAGACCCATCTGAAGCCCATAATGAGACACATGGCCAAAAATGTAGTCAAGATTAATGAGGGACTCACTAAATATGTG GCTGTGAAGAAAAAGTACTCAAGCAGCAGGCTAATGAAGGTCAGCACGTTTCCTCAGCTGAAGTCTGCGCTGTTGAAGGACCTCGCTGCCCCTCTGCTCACCGCTTGA